In Cryptosporangium aurantiacum, the DNA window TGCTCGCCGAGAAGGCAACCGAGCCGGCTCGCACCGAAGCTCTCGTCACCACCGCACCCCGGAGCGTCCCGTCTGACGTGGACGTTCGGGAACTGGCCGAGCGAATCGGCAAGGCCGAGAAGATCGCGATCTTCGGCGGCATCGGCTGTGCGGACGCCCGCTCCGAGGTGCTGGAACTGGCCGCTCGTCTGCAGGCGCCGATCGGGCACACGCTGCGCGGCAAGGAGATCCTGCACTGGGACAACCCGTACGACGTCGGAATGACCGGGCTGCTCGGCTACGGCGCCTGCTACCACGCGCTGCACGAGGCCGACCTGGTTCTCCTGCTGGGCACCGACTTCCCGTACGACGAGTTCCTCCCCGGTGCCCGCACGGTCCAGATCGACCGGGATCCGGCCCGGCTCGGCCGGCGGACGCCACTCGTCCAGGGCATCGCCGCCGACCTGGGGCTGACGCTCGCGGCGCTCCTGCCGCTGCTCCCCCAGCGGACCGACCGCCGGTTCCTGGACGACGCGCTGCGGCGCACCGATCACGCGCTCCGGCATGCGATCGAGGCCTACACCGGCGCGCACCACCAGCGCACACCGATCCACCCCGAGTACCTGGCCCGCCTGATCGACCGAGCCGCGGACGATGACGCGATCTTCACCGTCGACACCGGCATGTGCTGCACTTGGGCGGCGCGCTACCTCACGCCGAACGGGCGCCGCCGGATCCTCGGATCGTTCGTCCACGGCTCGATGGCGAACGCGCTGCCGATGGCGATCGGTGCGCAGTACGCCGCGCCCGACCGACAGGTGATTTCGTTCTCCGGCGACGGCGGACTGGCCATGCTGCTCGGCGAGCTGCTGACCGTGCGCCGGCACCACCTCCCAGTGAAGACCGTGGTGTTCAACAACTCCAGCCTCGGCATGGTGCGGTTGGAGATGATGGTCGCCGGCGACCCGCCGTTCGAGACCGACCACGAGCCGGTCGACTACGCGGCGATCGCTGCCGGTGCCGGCCTGTTCGCCGCCCGGGTCACCGACCCCGCCGACCTCCCGAACGCCGTCGAGAGGTTCCTCGCGTACGACGGACCGGCGCTGCTCGACGTCGTCACGACGGCAGACGCGCTGGAGGTGCCGTCGCACGTCACGGCCGCCGAAGCGCGCGGGTTCGCGCTGTCGCTCGGTAAGACCGTGCTCGGCGGCGGAATCGGTGCGGCGGTGGAGCTGGCTCGGCAGAACATCCGGAACATTCCGCACTGATCCCGCGGCGGGGTCAGCCGACGCGGGGCAGTGCGCCGCGTTCGGACCGGCAGGTGGGTGGATCGGAGCCGCTGGCGCGGGCCGCTGGTGCGGGCCGCTCGTCTGGGGCCGCCCGCTCAGGGCCGCTCGTCAGGGGCCACAGCTCCGAGTCCGCTGGTCAGCGCCGCTGGTGCTGGGCCGCTGGTGCGGGGCCGCTGGTGCGGGGCCGCTGGTGCCGGGCCGCTAGTCAGTGCCGCTGGTGCGGGGCCGCTAGTCAGTGCCGCTGGTGCGGGGCCGCTGGTCAGCGCCGCCGGTGCGGGGCGCAGCTCCGGGCCCCTGGTCAGCGCCGCTGGTGCGGGGCGCTGGTGCCGGGCCGCTCGTCCGCGCCGCTGGTGCGGGGCCGCTGGTGCCGGGCCGCTCGTCCGCGCCGCCGGTGCCGGACCGCTCGTCCGCGCCGCCGGTGCGGGGCGCAGCCCCGGGCCCCTGGTCAGCGCCGCTGGTGCGGGGCGCTTGTGCCGGGCCGCTCGTCCGCGCCGCTGATCCGGGCCGCAGCTCCGGGGGCCTTGGTCCGCGCCGCTCGTCCGGGTCCACCAGAGGTGCGGGGCTGCTCGTCCGGGGCCACAGTTCCGGATCCGCTGGTCAGCGCCGTTGGGTGGGACCGCTCGTCAGCGCCGCTGATCCGGGCCGCTGATCCGGGCCGCTGATCCGGGACCGCTGATCCGGGACCGCTGATCCGGGACCGCTGATCCGGGACCGCTGATCCCGGGGGCTGGCGCGAGGGCGCTGGTGCGGGGCGCTGACGGGAGCCGCTCGTCCGGACCGCCGGTCCGGGGCCGCCGATCCGAGGCGGTTGGCCGAGGTCGCCTGGCCGAGGTCGCCTGGCCGAGGTCGCCGGTCCGAGGCGGTTGGCCGGGGCCGCCTGGCCGGGGTGGGCGGTCCGAGGCGCTGTGGTGGGCATGCCGATGGCCCGGAGCGCGGTGGCGTTCCGGGTGG includes these proteins:
- a CDS encoding thiamine pyrophosphate-dependent enzyme; this encodes MSRTVADQLVAFLVGAGVRRVYGLVGDSLNAFSDAVRRSGGAANGGLDWIHVHNEEAAAFAASANAQLTGDLAVCAGSCGPGNTHLIQGVMDAHRSGAPVLVLASHIASRQIGSGFFQETKPEALFAQASHYCETVAHPDQMARLARLAVQNAVGKRGAAVLVLPGDVLAEKATEPARTEALVTTAPRSVPSDVDVRELAERIGKAEKIAIFGGIGCADARSEVLELAARLQAPIGHTLRGKEILHWDNPYDVGMTGLLGYGACYHALHEADLVLLLGTDFPYDEFLPGARTVQIDRDPARLGRRTPLVQGIAADLGLTLAALLPLLPQRTDRRFLDDALRRTDHALRHAIEAYTGAHHQRTPIHPEYLARLIDRAADDDAIFTVDTGMCCTWAARYLTPNGRRRILGSFVHGSMANALPMAIGAQYAAPDRQVISFSGDGGLAMLLGELLTVRRHHLPVKTVVFNNSSLGMVRLEMMVAGDPPFETDHEPVDYAAIAAGAGLFAARVTDPADLPNAVERFLAYDGPALLDVVTTADALEVPSHVTAAEARGFALSLGKTVLGGGIGAAVELARQNIRNIPH